The Gracilibacillus caseinilyticus genome segment GATCGAACAGTATCGGAAGCAGAATAAAAAGTTACGCGAAGTTGGCTATTGGGCGCAAGTTTATTCTGGATTTATCCCTAAGTTAATGAACGGTTTGAATAATTTTGGTTTTGCGATCATCGTCGGTGTCGGTGGCTGGATCGTGTTATACACCGATGCTGAGGCTATTACGATTGGAATCATTGTTACTTTCACTACCTATGCCCGACAGTTTACGCGACCATTAAATGATTTGGCGAATCAGTTTAACACGATTCTTTCAGCTGTAGCGGGTGCAGAAAGAGCATTTGAAGTGATGGATCAGGACGAAGAAGAATTATATCAAGGAAAGCGGGAATTGGAGCAGGTAAAAGGAGAAGTAATATTTGATCATGTGTCTTTTTCCTATAATGAAGAGGAACAGGTTCTACGAAATGTTTCGTTTCATGCAGAGGCTGGTCAGACAGTTGCACTTGTAGGACCAACCGGAGCAGGTAAGACAACGATTATTTCCTTACTGGCACGTTTCTTTATGGAGAGAGAAGGGGAAATATTACTGGATGGTGTTCCGTTGAGTGAATTAAGTAATCGTAGTATTCGAAAACATCTCGGAATGGTGCTTCAGGATTCCTACCTATTCGATACTACGATAAGAGAAAATATTCGTTATGGGAAATTGGATGCAACCGATCAGGAAGTATTGGAAGCGGCCCGTCTTGCGAACGCAGATGCTTTTATTCAACAGCTTCCAGAGCAGTATGACACAGTTCTTGAAGGCAATGGCCGAGGCATCAGCCAGGGACAGCGACAATTAATTGCAATTGCACGGGCAATGCTTGCAGACCCTGCCATCTTAATATTGGATGAAGCGACAAGCAGTATTGATACGATTACAGAATTAAGAATTACAGATGCATTGCAAACATTAATGAAAGGAAAGACTAGTTTTATCATAGCACATCGCTTGAATACGATCGAAAAGGCTGATATGATACTTGTCTTAAAGGATGGTGCCATTATAGAGAAAGGCGACCATTCATCATTGATGAAACAAAAAGGTTTTTATGCTAATCTAGTCACAACACAAACTACTTATGATTGATACAAGTGTAGATAGCATATAATAATGACGACATGCATTGCGCGCATATATCTATCTGAAATCACCGTAATGGAGGTGGAATGAGTGTCAGAGGAATGGAATGACCAAGAATGGCAAGAAGAGAAGCAAAGAGTTGACGATGTCGTCCATGAAATCAAAAAAAAGATTACTTCTTTACAATCCAAAGCAAAAGATTTAAAAGAAGACGTCATCGATATTAGACGTGATTTCTGGGAAGATGTCACCGTCAATATAGAAGAAATGGACGATAAAATAGAAACAGAAGCTAGTATTAAACAACAAGCGGAATTTTTGTCCGAACGAGAAAGAAGCCATGGGCAAGTAAGTGAAAGGCTGGATATACTTCGCAGGCTCGAAAACAAACCATACTTCGGCAGGATTGATTTCAAGGAAGAGAATGGATCTGATGAGCTGCCGATTTATATTGGATTAGCCTCTGTATTAGACGAAAACGAAGACAATTTTCTCGTGTACGACTGGAGAGCGCCTATTTCGAGCATGTACTATGATTATCCTCCTGGACCGGCAAGTTACGACACTGTTCAAGGAAATATTTCCGGGGAAATAACCTTGAAACGACAATATATGATTCAGTTCGGCGAATTAAAAGGAATGTTTGATACAGGTCTTACTATTGGGGATCATTTATTACAATCAGTCCTTGGTAATCAGGCCAGTACGAAAATGAAAAGTATTGTTTCTACCATACAACGTGAACAAAACCAGATCATTCGTAATGAAAGATCGAAAGTGTTGATTGTTCAAGGTGTAGCCGGTAGTGGAAAAACATCCGCAGCATTACAGCGTGTTGCTTATTTGCTTTACCGGTATCGTGAGACGTTGACATCAGAACAGATTGTGCTTTTCTCACCGAATCCGCTATTTAACAGCTATGTAGCAACGGTTCTTCCGGAATTAGGCGAAGACAATATGCAGCAGATGACGTTCTATCAATATTTGCATCGCCAATTAGATGACAGCTTTCAATTGGAAACTCCTTTTGAACAGATGGAATATTACTTAAATAAACAGGGGAATGATGATGAAGCAAGAGTAGAATCCATGCATTATAAGGCAAGTCTTGATTATAAAGCACTGATTGATCATTATTTGGAGCACTTATCAACCCGTGGCATCGTTTTTCGTAATATTACCTTTAGAGGACAGGTAATTATTCCAAAGCAAATGATAGAGAAATATTTCTATCAAACAGAAGGTAGTTTGCCAATAGCGGATCGATTAGAGAAAGTAGCGAACTGGATACTTTTTCAATTGAAACGTCTGGAGAAAGTGGAGCGAGAAAAGGATTGGGTATTGGAAGAGAGTGAATTGTTAGATAAAGCAGATTATGTCGACGTTCATCATACGTTGCAGGAAGAAAATCGATTTTCAGAGGATACCTTTGACGATTATGATCGTGAGGAAGAATTATTGCGGAAAAAAGTAGTCGCATGGCGTTTACGACCGCTAAGGAAAAAAGTAATGCAGTTAGCGTTTGTGGATCCACTGCGAACCTTCCGTCAACTGTTTTCATCAGTTCAGTGGATTACTGATGAAAGCTTGATATTACCGGAGCAATGGAAAGAGATTTGCTATGTGACAGAAGAACATTTAAAACAGAAATATCTGACATGGGAAGATGCACCTGCCTTTATTTATTTTGAGAAAAATTTATTAGGCTTTGACGCACAGCGCACCATTCAGCATTTGTTTATCGACGAAGCGCAAGACTATACACCTTTCCAATTCGTGCTAATGAAGCAAATGTTTCCTGTCAGCAGCATGACACTGCTTGGTGATATTAATCAAGCGATCTATGCGCATGCGCTGAGAGATGAAACATTACTATCAGAAAAATGGCAGGAACGACACGAACGAATTGTTTTAATGAGAAGCTATCGATCGACGGCTCCTATTGTTGAATTCACGAAATCGTTCATGCCGAATGGTGATTTGATCGAACCGTTCGAACGTGAAGGGGATACGCCGATAGTGATGGAAGTTGAACAGCAGGAAATGCTCGATCAAAAAATGTTGGAACAAATTGATCTGTATGAACAAAACGGGCATGAAACGATCGCGCTCATCGGTAAAACTTTAGAAGAATGCCAGACAATATATAATCGGTTAAAACACCGGGTAACCATGGAGTTAATGACACAGGAAGCCCATATTTTTAATAAGGGGATTGTTGTAATTCCAGCATATCTTGCCAAAGGTATTGAATTCGATGCAGTTATTATCATGGATGCTTCCGATCAAAATTTCCAGGATGAGTTAGAGCGCAACTTATTCTACACAGCATGTACAAGAGCGATGCATGATCTTGCATTGTTTTCAATTGGAAAACCAACGCATTTTCTGCAGGACATACCGAAGCAGCAATACCGACATTACAAAGTTCACCAGATCGCACAAAAATAAGGCAAGGAGCTACCTTGTCTTATTTTTTTGTTGGAAAAGAAAATTGGTTCTTATAATATGGATTATGTTAACTAGCCATTGCTAGCCGAGCATCCATATTGAGATATTTAATGTGCTAGCATAATGAGTTTCCAATTGCCACTTGGTAAAAAAATTGCCATCACAGGACCAAATGGCAGTGGGAAAAGTACATTACTGTACCATTTTGCCAATAATAAATCCAGATTAACCATTTCTCCTAAAGCGGAAATCGGGTTCTTTCGCCAAATGAGTTATCAATTTACGTGTGATGAAACGGTATGGCAATTCGTGAAAAATCGGTCAGACTATGAAGATGGAATGTTGCGCAGTGTATTACATGCGATGCAGTTTATTGGTACAGATTTACGAAAAAAAGTGAAGGCTTTAAGCGGTGGAGAAGCAATTCGGCTCCAGTTAAGTCAGCTTTTCTTGGGAGAAAATAATATTTTACTATTAGATGAACCGACCAATTTTTTAGATATCCATGCTGTCGAAGCTCTAGAACGATTTATAAAGGCATATCAAGGGACGATCATTTTTGTCACTCATGATCAAGCGTTTATTAAAAATGTTGCAGATATACAGTTTGAAATCAAAGAGAAAGATATAGAACAAATATGACGGAGAAGCCACTAAGAATTTCTTGGTGGCTTGTTCTGCCAAGTTTATGAGCACAATATTTTTAAAATAGTATTAGACTATGGCAATATAGGGTAAATGAGATAAAAAGGAGGAATTGAAAATGGTAAACAGTTTACAAGCTACTACGACCTTACATAATGGTGTGAAAATGCCATGGTTTGGACTTGGTGTATTCTTAGTAGAAGAAGGGGAAGAAGTCTATCAATCTGTTAAATGGGCACTGGAACATGGATATAAAAGCATTGATACAGCAGCTATTTATGGGAATGAAGAAGGTGTAGGGAAAGCAATCAAGGATTCTGGTATTCCTCGAGAAGAGTTATTTATTACATCAAAACTTTGGAATGGTGACCAAGGTTATGACGAGACATTACAAGCATTTGAAACGACATTAAATAAATTAGGATTAGAGTATCTCGATCTTTATCTAATCCACTGGCCAGTACCTGAGCAAAATAAATACAAAGAGACTTGGAAAGCAATGGAGAAACTTTACAACGACGGAAAAATCCGTGCAATCGGTGTAAGTAATTTCAAAGAGCATCACTTGGATGACCTGATAAAGGATGCAGCGATCACACCAATGGTGAATCAGGTAGAGTATCACCCACACTTGCAGCAACGCAGTTTACATGATTATTGTAAAAAACACAATATCCAATTAGAAGCATGGTCTCCACTTAAACAAGGTAAAGTCCTGGATGATCTGACTTTAACGGATATTGCAAAACGCCATGGCAAGTCAACGGCACAAGTAATTCTGCGTTGGGACTTACAGCAAGGTGTTGTGACGATTCCGAAATCCGTCAAACAACATCGTATCCAGGATAATGCGGATGTGTTTGATTTTGAACTAACAGATGCAGAGATGAAGCTGATCCATGATATGAATAAAGACGAGCGTGTTGGACCAGATCCTGATACATTTAGTAAACGATAAAAATATATGATATAAAAACGCCCAGAGTTCAAAAAACTCTGAGCGTTTCTTTTTATCAGTCAAGAAAGTATATAAGTGCAGCCACAGCAGTAATCATATTGAACATGAAGTTGAGTTCCTATAATATGGATTATGTCAACCAGCCTAGAAGTCATTTTGACATATTTTTAGTGGTATGATACCGCTCCGGCCAACCACTACTTGCCCCCATAAGTTAGTTATGCTCGGTTTTACTTATTTATTTTGTTTCTCCGTAAGTGAAAATTATAAGGATCAAAGTACTCACTATCTGTTTGATGCGCTTTGTTGCATAAGTGGAGCGTTTTTTATCCTTGATAAAATGAATAGTCCAATAATAGCTCCGGTTACACTGCTGACAAGAAATCCTGGCAAAAATGCGAACGCACCAACAGATGACCCCATCAACACTTTTGCATATGGCACAGAAAGCAGAGAGCCAAGGATACCAGTTCCGATCATTTCACCAATACCAGCGAGTGTACGTTTATTCGTCCATCGATACAAATAACCTGCAAGTAAAGCCCCGACCATACCACCCGGAAAAGCGAGCAATGTACCTAACCCTAATAAATTTCGTAGTAAGCCAATCATGAAGGCAATGATAACTGCTGGAACGGGGCCTAACGTTACCGCTGCCATCACGTTCACAGCATGCTGGACAGGGTATGCTTTGGCAATACCTGTCGGAAACCAAAGAAACTGGGAACCAAGTGTCCCGATGGCAATAAAAACAGCCATTGTGGTTAATAATAATGTACGATTCATATTTTCCCTCCTTTTGTTATCATAAGGGATCTCAGCTGAAGGAAAATAAAAAGCCAGATTCTAATAAAGAAACTGGTTATACCGTATCAAGAATAGAGCTACTTCCCTACGCTGGTACCAACCAGATCAGGTTCTTAGAGTTAAAAAGCTTATGCGCGCTTTTCTCTCAACCTATGCTCATAGGCACCCCTAGTAGTGATCATACTTATGTAATTAACAAAATTTTATCAAATAATAGAAAAAAGTCAATTCAAGCAACTATCTTGAATTCAAGATAAATTTTGTGTATACTATATGTAAAGAAATGGAGGAATGCATCATGCAATTAAAAGGAATTCATCATGTTTCCGCGATCACTGCCAATGCGCAGGATAACTTCGATTTCTACACAAATATTTTAGGAATGCGACTTGTCAAAAAAACAGTCAATCAGGATGATCCGAGTATGTACCATTTGTTTTATGCAGATGAAAAGGGAAGTCCAGGCACTGATTTAACTTTCTTTGAAATAAATAATGCAGGGCATACGTATACAGGTAACAATAGTATCTCCACCACATCATTACGTGTGGGAAGTGATCAAGCGTTAGCCTATTGGCAGGATCGCTTTGATCAGTATGATATCGTTCATGATGGGATCAGTGAACAGTTTGGTCGCCAAGTGTTACCTTTTCAAGATCATGAAGGGCAACGGTTGATATTGGTATCCGACGAAACGAATACAGGAGTTGCTGCAGGTGTCCCGTGGAACGGAAATGGAGTGGAAGAGGAAAACGCTGTGATTGGATTAGGACCAGTTCACTTCACTATTCCAGAATTGGCACCGACGAAAAGCATTCTGACGGATGTATTGGGATTCCGGCATGAAGGTAATTATTCACTTTTGAATGGCCGTGAAATCGACGTTTTTTCCACAGGAGAAGGCGGAACGGGAGCCGAAGTCCATGTCGAAGTGCGACCAGAATTACAAAAAGAACGGCCAGGGCGAGGCAGTGTACATCACGTTGCTTTTCGTGTTGAAGATGTCGAGGAACTAGAAGCATGGCGAGATGTGATTCGTCAACAAAGATTACCAAACTCAGGAATTGTTGATCGTTACTATTTTCAATCGTTATATTTCCGTGAATCAAATGGAATCTTAATTGAATTGGCAACAGATGGACCGGGATTCGCAACCGATGAGAATATGGAGGCTTTAGGAGAAGCGTTGGCTTTGCCACCTTTTTTAGCCGATAAACGTGAAGAAATCGAAGCGAATTTAACGCCATTAGAAACAAAGCATAAATAAAACATTACCACACGCGTAAAACGATAATGCGTGTGGTTTTTTTAATTTTATGGACCAAAATTAGATGGAAAGCGAAAAAACTGTCCAAGAGCATACTCTATGATCATCACCCAACATTCACAGATTATTTTTTTGCTAACATCATATGTTATACTATTTTCGTCGTTATACGAAAGGGGACAATCACATGAAAGAGATAAAAGCTGTCTGTCTGGATATGGATGGAACGATTCTGAACAATCATAATCAATTGGTACAAAATACGAGGAACGTGATCGAGCAAATTCGTCAGCTTGGAGTTAAAGTATTTATTGTCACGGGTCGCTCTTATAAAGAAGTACTCGACATTACGGAAGGTAACGTTGAGCTTGATGGTATTGTCACTGCGAATGGTATGATTACGTATTTGGATGAGAAGATATTACGTCAGCATCAATTATCGCCAGAGGTTGTCGATCGCGTCATTCAGTTGGCGAGAGAGCATCATATTTTCTATGAAGTACATCCTGTTAATGGGAATCGCACGACGCTTAAAGGTGATCAGCACTACATGGAGCAAATGATTAAACAGAATAAGCCCGATGAAGTTGGTCTCCATGAATGGCTGGAAAGGGAAGAGGCGATAGCTCAAGCAATTGAATGGGTGGACGAGCTACCAGATGTTCCATACGCGAAGATGTACTGTTTTGCTGATCGACATCAGCACATGCAACAATGGATTTCCGAATTAGAACAGCTTAAGCAGGAGGTTGCTTTTTCCACTTCTTCCTCATCCCCACATAATGTGGAGGTGATGGTGGCCAATGTCCATAAAGCAACGGGTATCTCCGCTTTGTTAGAACACTATGGCCTTGATGCTGAGACGGTATTAGCGATCGGGGACAGTAACAACGACATCGCGATGATGGAGATTGTCGGTTATCCAGTTGCAATGAAGAATGCGACCGATCAGATCAAAAAAATAACAGAGATAACAACAGAATTTACTAATGATGAAGAAGGTGTGAATCACTTCTTGAAAGATTTTTTTAAACACAAGCTGTAAAAGGTTTGTGTTTTTATTTGTATTTGTTTTATTCTATGATAAAATAATATCAAACATTTTCAAAAAGAAACAGATAAAATGTATGCGGTTACAAGATTAGGCGGAATACGCATACGTCACATATAGGAGAGAAATAGTTGAATTTTGCTTTGAAATTGCCTATAGTCAGTAATAGGATGTTTGAAGAACGAAGGTAGGAGAATGGTCATGTTAGTTGCCGAAAGACACCAACGTATTGTGGAAGTCGTTAATCAACGAAAAAGTATTCGAGTATCAGAACTCGCCAGTCAATTTTCTGTGACAGATGAGACAATTCGCAGAGACTTAGAGAAATTAGAAAAAGAAAAGAAATTAGCCCGGAGTCACGGTGGGGCAGTTAGTATTGCTAATACTCAGGACGGTCCAGAGATTCCTTTTCAAGAGCGAGAAGTGATGTATGTCGATGAGAAAAAAGCAATTGCCCAAGAGGCGGTTAAACATATTGTAGAATCAGATAAGATTTTACTGGATGCCAGTACGACAGCGTGGTATGTAGCGAAGAACCTTCCGAATATACCGATTACTGTGTTAACTAACTCAGTGAATGTTGTATTGGAATTAAGTAAGAAAAAGCATATAGCCGTCATTTCAAGCGGTGGTACCTTGTTACCCAGGTCGTTGTCATTCGTTGGTCCATTAGCGGTAAGTTCATTGGACCTGTATCATGTCAATAAAGCCTTTCTTTCCTGCAAAGGTGTCCATCTTGAAAAAGGAATGAGTGAATCGAATGAGCAACAAGCACGAGTGAAACAAAAAATGATTGATATTGCAGATACTACTTATTTACTGGCGAATCATCAGAAATTCCATATGAAAGCATTTGCCCATGTAGCACCAATTGATAAAGTACAGCGGATTATTACGGATAGTAATGCTCCTGATCAACAACTATACGATTTGAAAGACAATGGAATAGAAGTTATCCAAGCACTTCGTTAATGATTAAGTTAACGGAGTGCTTTTTTGCTTAAAATTTGTTTTTTATATAACCATTTCATAGTATAATAGTAGCAGACTTTGGTTATCGCATAAACAAAGTATTCTGACAATTTGGAGTGTTTGGCATGATGCAATACGTAAGGAAATGGAATACACTAAGAAATCAACTGCTTGTCGTTTATCTTGTAGTGATGTGTATGGTGTTGTTTATTGTAAGTGCTATCACTTTTATTCAGGTGAAAGATTTACTGCAAAACAATGCAGAGGAACAAATACAGCGAACGGTTCTGGAATCGTCAGGTCGCTATGATTCTCTGTTTGAGCAGTTGAATATGGTAACTAAACAAGTGATCACAAATGAAAAAGTGCAAGATGTGTTACAACGAGAAGCAAATGGAGAGACTACATCATTTAACGGTAGACAATCTTTAATGAATACGACCAATTTGATTCAGGCAAATGCAGATGGTATTTATGCGGTCGAAATTTACAATAGCAACAATCAACGTATCATCCCAATTGATTCGACGGTATTACCTGATCGTCTTAATCGCAGATGGATAATGAAAGCGGATGCGAAGGGCGGTCGATTAGTTTGGATGGGAGAAGATCCATTAGATCATAATTACTTTCTCGTCGGAAGACGGATTAATCTAATTGGAGACAATTTTAATCCTGGTGGTTTTATTGTTGCTCGCATAAATCGGAATTATTTTCAGTTGAATCCTAATCAATCTGAGGATACAAACGAATACAGCATTTTAGTGGATGAGCAAAAGGAACTGATTGTTAGTAATTATCCTAATGAAGTATTGGGAGAAATTTTGAATACAGATGACGAGACCATTGAAATAGATGGGAAGGAATACATGTTAGTCCAAGAAACATCCGAGGTCACGGGGTGGACGATGTATAATTTGTCACCTGTGAACCAATTAACAGCAGGTATATCAACTGTACAGGCAGGGATTGTAATTGCAGGACTGATTGGACTGGGCATATTTTTTATTTTCGCTTTCTTTCTGTCGACTTTTATTACAAGACCGATCACTAGATTAACGAAGACGATGAGACAGGCGGGAGAGGGAATTCTGGCCCATAATCCTGTCATTCATTCTACCAATGAAATTAATGAACTCAATCAGACTTATAATCAATTAGCAGAGGAAACCAACTATTTAATTGAGATGGTATATGAAAAAGAAATTATCAAAAATCGCACAGAGCTGAAAGCAATCCAAGCGCAAATCCATCCTCACTTTTTGTTTAACACGTTAGATGCTCTTTATTGGTCGTTAGATGAAAAGGAAGAAGAAGAGCTAGCAAATGTTGTCTTGGCAATGTCAGAATTATTCCGTTATACCATTGCGAAGGAAAAAGAAGATGAGTGGGTGACGATTGAAGAGGAGTTAGAGCACATTGACCGCTATATGCAAATTATGAGAATGCGATTTGGTGACCGTTTGTATTGGCGAAAGAATGTGAACGTCGATTGGCTGGATGTGCAAATCCCTAAGTTAATGATTCAACCGTTAGTAGAGAACGCAATCCTTCACGGGGCAGGAAATGTGATAGGGTCTAGTGTCGTGACAGTTACTGTAGAAAAAGTGACCAATGCAAATAGGCTGCGAATTGCTGTAGCGGATGATGGTCCGGGTATGAGTGAGCAAAAACGTCAAGAGGTACAGAGCCGAATGGATGGAAGCATTGCTGGTGGCAGTAAGCGGCATGGTTTAGCTTTACAAAATGTACAGCAACGGTTACGTATGTTCTTCGAGGAAGATGATACAC includes the following:
- a CDS encoding ABC transporter ATP-binding protein, encoding MTNKNQPIQPPSRHHPPIGKKPKVKNLRVTLMRIWSYMETDKAMFWLVLAMIVASAVLSLLGPYFIGIAVDVMTGATSMFSFQTILIILVVVFILHSLTLALQNYWMIDISQNTVYSMRQELFGHVLRLPLISFQKTQSGDLMSRLTNDIENVSRTLNTAVIQVTTSVLTLVGTLVVMVLLSPLLTLMTITIVPLMYAGMKWITNRTGYYFKEQQRELGEMTGFLEETLSGHSMVKLFHQEQRVIEQYRKQNKKLREVGYWAQVYSGFIPKLMNGLNNFGFAIIVGVGGWIVLYTDAEAITIGIIVTFTTYARQFTRPLNDLANQFNTILSAVAGAERAFEVMDQDEEELYQGKRELEQVKGEVIFDHVSFSYNEEEQVLRNVSFHAEAGQTVALVGPTGAGKTTIISLLARFFMEREGEILLDGVPLSELSNRSIRKHLGMVLQDSYLFDTTIRENIRYGKLDATDQEVLEAARLANADAFIQQLPEQYDTVLEGNGRGISQGQRQLIAIARAMLADPAILILDEATSSIDTITELRITDALQTLMKGKTSFIIAHRLNTIEKADMILVLKDGAIIEKGDHSSLMKQKGFYANLVTTQTTYD
- the helD gene encoding RNA polymerase recycling motor HelD, which encodes MSEEWNDQEWQEEKQRVDDVVHEIKKKITSLQSKAKDLKEDVIDIRRDFWEDVTVNIEEMDDKIETEASIKQQAEFLSERERSHGQVSERLDILRRLENKPYFGRIDFKEENGSDELPIYIGLASVLDENEDNFLVYDWRAPISSMYYDYPPGPASYDTVQGNISGEITLKRQYMIQFGELKGMFDTGLTIGDHLLQSVLGNQASTKMKSIVSTIQREQNQIIRNERSKVLIVQGVAGSGKTSAALQRVAYLLYRYRETLTSEQIVLFSPNPLFNSYVATVLPELGEDNMQQMTFYQYLHRQLDDSFQLETPFEQMEYYLNKQGNDDEARVESMHYKASLDYKALIDHYLEHLSTRGIVFRNITFRGQVIIPKQMIEKYFYQTEGSLPIADRLEKVANWILFQLKRLEKVEREKDWVLEESELLDKADYVDVHHTLQEENRFSEDTFDDYDREEELLRKKVVAWRLRPLRKKVMQLAFVDPLRTFRQLFSSVQWITDESLILPEQWKEICYVTEEHLKQKYLTWEDAPAFIYFEKNLLGFDAQRTIQHLFIDEAQDYTPFQFVLMKQMFPVSSMTLLGDINQAIYAHALRDETLLSEKWQERHERIVLMRSYRSTAPIVEFTKSFMPNGDLIEPFEREGDTPIVMEVEQQEMLDQKMLEQIDLYEQNGHETIALIGKTLEECQTIYNRLKHRVTMELMTQEAHIFNKGIVVIPAYLAKGIEFDAVIIMDASDQNFQDELERNLFYTACTRAMHDLALFSIGKPTHFLQDIPKQQYRHYKVHQIAQK
- a CDS encoding ATP-binding cassette domain-containing protein, which gives rise to MSFQLPLGKKIAITGPNGSGKSTLLYHFANNKSRLTISPKAEIGFFRQMSYQFTCDETVWQFVKNRSDYEDGMLRSVLHAMQFIGTDLRKKVKALSGGEAIRLQLSQLFLGENNILLLDEPTNFLDIHAVEALERFIKAYQGTIIFVTHDQAFIKNVADIQFEIKEKDIEQI
- a CDS encoding aldo/keto reductase, which codes for MVNSLQATTTLHNGVKMPWFGLGVFLVEEGEEVYQSVKWALEHGYKSIDTAAIYGNEEGVGKAIKDSGIPREELFITSKLWNGDQGYDETLQAFETTLNKLGLEYLDLYLIHWPVPEQNKYKETWKAMEKLYNDGKIRAIGVSNFKEHHLDDLIKDAAITPMVNQVEYHPHLQQRSLHDYCKKHNIQLEAWSPLKQGKVLDDLTLTDIAKRHGKSTAQVILRWDLQQGVVTIPKSVKQHRIQDNADVFDFELTDAEMKLIHDMNKDERVGPDPDTFSKR
- the thiW gene encoding energy coupling factor transporter S component ThiW, with protein sequence MNRTLLLTTMAVFIAIGTLGSQFLWFPTGIAKAYPVQHAVNVMAAVTLGPVPAVIIAFMIGLLRNLLGLGTLLAFPGGMVGALLAGYLYRWTNKRTLAGIGEMIGTGILGSLLSVPYAKVLMGSSVGAFAFLPGFLVSSVTGAIIGLFILSRIKNAPLMQQSASNR
- a CDS encoding ring-cleaving dioxygenase, whose product is MQLKGIHHVSAITANAQDNFDFYTNILGMRLVKKTVNQDDPSMYHLFYADEKGSPGTDLTFFEINNAGHTYTGNNSISTTSLRVGSDQALAYWQDRFDQYDIVHDGISEQFGRQVLPFQDHEGQRLILVSDETNTGVAAGVPWNGNGVEEENAVIGLGPVHFTIPELAPTKSILTDVLGFRHEGNYSLLNGREIDVFSTGEGGTGAEVHVEVRPELQKERPGRGSVHHVAFRVEDVEELEAWRDVIRQQRLPNSGIVDRYYFQSLYFRESNGILIELATDGPGFATDENMEALGEALALPPFLADKREEIEANLTPLETKHK
- a CDS encoding HAD family hydrolase — its product is MKEIKAVCLDMDGTILNNHNQLVQNTRNVIEQIRQLGVKVFIVTGRSYKEVLDITEGNVELDGIVTANGMITYLDEKILRQHQLSPEVVDRVIQLAREHHIFYEVHPVNGNRTTLKGDQHYMEQMIKQNKPDEVGLHEWLEREEAIAQAIEWVDELPDVPYAKMYCFADRHQHMQQWISELEQLKQEVAFSTSSSSPHNVEVMVANVHKATGISALLEHYGLDAETVLAIGDSNNDIAMMEIVGYPVAMKNATDQIKKITEITTEFTNDEEGVNHFLKDFFKHKL
- a CDS encoding DeoR/GlpR family DNA-binding transcription regulator, with the translated sequence MLVAERHQRIVEVVNQRKSIRVSELASQFSVTDETIRRDLEKLEKEKKLARSHGGAVSIANTQDGPEIPFQEREVMYVDEKKAIAQEAVKHIVESDKILLDASTTAWYVAKNLPNIPITVLTNSVNVVLELSKKKHIAVISSGGTLLPRSLSFVGPLAVSSLDLYHVNKAFLSCKGVHLEKGMSESNEQQARVKQKMIDIADTTYLLANHQKFHMKAFAHVAPIDKVQRIITDSNAPDQQLYDLKDNGIEVIQALR
- a CDS encoding sensor histidine kinase, with the translated sequence MMQYVRKWNTLRNQLLVVYLVVMCMVLFIVSAITFIQVKDLLQNNAEEQIQRTVLESSGRYDSLFEQLNMVTKQVITNEKVQDVLQREANGETTSFNGRQSLMNTTNLIQANADGIYAVEIYNSNNQRIIPIDSTVLPDRLNRRWIMKADAKGGRLVWMGEDPLDHNYFLVGRRINLIGDNFNPGGFIVARINRNYFQLNPNQSEDTNEYSILVDEQKELIVSNYPNEVLGEILNTDDETIEIDGKEYMLVQETSEVTGWTMYNLSPVNQLTAGISTVQAGIVIAGLIGLGIFFIFAFFLSTFITRPITRLTKTMRQAGEGILAHNPVIHSTNEINELNQTYNQLAEETNYLIEMVYEKEIIKNRTELKAIQAQIHPHFLFNTLDALYWSLDEKEEEELANVVLAMSELFRYTIAKEKEDEWVTIEEELEHIDRYMQIMRMRFGDRLYWRKNVNVDWLDVQIPKLMIQPLVENAILHGAGNVIGSSVVTVTVEKVTNANRLRIAVADDGPGMSEQKRQEVQSRMDGSIAGGSKRHGLALQNVQQRLRMFFEEDDTRKITIESEEGKGTKVSFEIPI